A genome region from Corynebacterium uberis includes the following:
- a CDS encoding DUF3499 domain-containing protein: MSQFRRCSRPGCGKPAVATLTYAYAESTAVVGPLAPSPEPHSWDLCAHHAERITAPLGWEMLHVDSIDIDEDEELTALAEAVREAGRFSSGLVSGFDPTVDDSAFDPDASRHPVHRTKRIDRAPVTRRGHLHVVPEPIDEDDPDES; the protein is encoded by the coding sequence GTGAGTCAATTTCGTCGCTGTTCCCGCCCCGGCTGCGGCAAACCTGCGGTGGCCACGCTGACCTACGCGTACGCGGAGTCCACCGCCGTGGTTGGACCGCTAGCGCCCTCGCCAGAGCCGCACAGCTGGGATCTATGCGCCCATCATGCCGAGCGCATCACCGCCCCTTTGGGCTGGGAGATGCTCCATGTCGACAGCATCGATATTGACGAAGATGAAGAGCTGACCGCGCTCGCAGAGGCCGTCCGCGAGGCCGGCCGCTTCTCCTCCGGGCTGGTCTCCGGATTCGACCCCACGGTGGATGACTCCGCCTTCGACCCGGACGCCTCGCGCCACCCTGTCCACCGCACCAAGCGCATCGACAGGGCTCCCGTGACCCGCCGCGGCCACCTGCACGTGGTCCCGGAACCCATCGACGAGGACGACCCGGACGAGTCCTAA
- a CDS encoding phosphomannomutase/phosphoglucomutase, which yields MRSREAVTAVVKAYDVRGVVGTDIDAAFIKDVGAAFARLVRAEGETTIAVGHDMRPSSPELVDAFAQGVVEQGLDVITLGLTSTDELYFASGSLECAGAMFTASHNPAQYNGIKMCRRGARPVGQETGLGDIVEDLVAGVPEFDGQRGTISQRDVLDDYGSYLRSLVDLSDIRPLVVAVDAANGMGGMTVPAVFAGLPLDVRPLYFELDGTFPNHEANPLEPKNLEDLQRFVVEQGADIGLAFDGDADRCFVVDESGAPVSPSAICALVAQRYLEANPGATIIHNLITSKTVPEIITEHGGTPVRTRVGHSFIKAQMAEHKAVFGGEHSAHYYFTEFYNADSGILAAMHVLAALGSQDAPLSELMGEYSRYAASGEINSTVDDQEAATQAVLDAFADRTESIDRLDGVTVELKGTPAWFNVRASNTEPLLRLNAEAATQQEVDELVAEVLAAIRG from the coding sequence ATGCGTAGCCGTGAAGCCGTCACCGCCGTGGTCAAGGCCTATGACGTCCGGGGGGTCGTGGGCACCGACATCGATGCCGCATTCATCAAGGATGTGGGTGCCGCTTTCGCCCGCTTGGTGCGTGCGGAGGGGGAGACCACCATTGCCGTGGGCCATGACATGCGTCCGTCCTCGCCGGAGCTGGTGGACGCCTTCGCGCAGGGGGTAGTCGAACAGGGCCTAGACGTTATTACCCTGGGCCTGACCTCGACCGATGAGCTCTACTTCGCCTCCGGATCGCTGGAGTGCGCCGGCGCGATGTTTACCGCCAGCCACAACCCCGCCCAGTACAACGGCATCAAGATGTGCCGGCGTGGGGCGCGCCCGGTGGGCCAGGAGACCGGCCTGGGGGACATCGTCGAGGACCTGGTCGCCGGTGTGCCCGAGTTCGATGGCCAGCGCGGGACGATCAGCCAGCGCGACGTGCTCGATGATTACGGCTCCTACCTGCGTTCCTTGGTCGACCTGAGCGATATCCGCCCGCTGGTGGTGGCCGTGGATGCCGCCAACGGGATGGGCGGGATGACCGTGCCCGCGGTCTTCGCCGGCCTGCCGCTGGATGTGCGGCCGCTGTACTTTGAGCTCGACGGCACCTTCCCCAACCATGAGGCCAATCCGCTGGAGCCGAAGAACCTGGAGGATTTGCAGCGCTTCGTGGTGGAGCAGGGCGCGGACATTGGCCTGGCCTTCGACGGCGACGCGGATCGCTGCTTTGTGGTGGATGAGTCCGGCGCTCCGGTGTCCCCGTCCGCCATCTGCGCGCTGGTTGCCCAGCGCTACCTGGAGGCCAACCCGGGCGCCACGATTATTCACAACCTCATTACCTCCAAGACCGTCCCGGAGATCATTACCGAGCACGGTGGTACCCCGGTGCGCACCCGCGTGGGCCACTCGTTTATTAAGGCGCAGATGGCCGAGCACAAGGCGGTCTTCGGCGGCGAGCACTCCGCCCACTACTACTTCACCGAGTTTTACAACGCCGATTCGGGCATCCTGGCCGCCATGCACGTCTTGGCGGCGTTGGGCAGCCAGGACGCGCCGCTGTCGGAGCTGATGGGGGAGTATTCCCGGTACGCGGCCTCCGGGGAGATCAACTCCACGGTCGATGATCAGGAGGCCGCCACCCAGGCGGTGCTGGATGCGTTTGCGGATCGCACCGAGTCCATCGATCGCCTCGATGGGGTCACGGTGGAGCTTAAGGGCACGCCCGCGTGGTTTAACGTGCGCGCGTCGAACACGGAGCCGCTGCTGCGCCTCAACGCTGAGGCGGCCACGCAGCAGGAGGTAGACGAGCTCGTCGCCGAGGTCCTGGCGGCTATTCGCGGCTAG
- the manA gene encoding mannose-6-phosphate isomerase, class I produces MDKLEGVIRAYPWGSRTLIPSLRGQQSPASRPEAELWYGAHPASPARLASTGEALDGVIAKDPEYQLGARVVARYGAQLPFLLKLLAAAEPLSLQAHPSKEQAVDGFARDNAAGIDLHAANRNYKDDNHKPELIVALTPFKAMAGFRPVAQTRELFAALDCPEADRYLTMLGAGGADGPDPADDAASMRALFTTWITIPHDARVTLIDAIVAAAQPRSAQADWIGGVCEVVCELNERYPGDIGVLGALLLNHVDLEPGQAVYLDAGQLHAYVRGLGVEIMANSDNVLRGGLTSKYVDIPELLRVLDFRCLDDPRVRAVDGEYPVPIDEFRLNRLEVTADGVTVDHDGPSIVMVTEGSLQAGDVQLQPGDAVWIPAGDPAVELRGKATAFWART; encoded by the coding sequence ATGGACAAGCTTGAAGGTGTTATTCGTGCCTACCCGTGGGGGTCGCGCACTCTCATCCCTTCGCTGCGTGGCCAACAATCGCCGGCATCGCGGCCGGAGGCGGAGCTGTGGTACGGCGCCCACCCGGCCTCCCCGGCGCGGCTGGCGAGCACCGGGGAGGCGCTTGATGGCGTCATCGCTAAGGATCCCGAATACCAGCTGGGGGCGCGGGTGGTTGCCCGCTACGGGGCGCAGCTGCCCTTCCTGCTGAAGCTGTTGGCGGCCGCGGAGCCGCTGTCCTTGCAGGCGCATCCCTCAAAGGAACAGGCCGTGGATGGCTTTGCCCGCGACAACGCCGCCGGGATTGATCTGCACGCGGCGAACCGCAATTACAAGGACGATAACCACAAGCCGGAGCTCATCGTCGCGTTGACGCCGTTTAAGGCGATGGCGGGTTTTCGCCCCGTGGCCCAGACGCGGGAGCTGTTCGCCGCGCTGGACTGCCCGGAGGCTGACCGCTACCTCACGATGCTGGGGGCCGGGGGCGCGGACGGCCCGGATCCTGCCGATGATGCGGCGAGCATGCGGGCGCTGTTTACCACCTGGATTACCATCCCGCACGATGCCCGGGTGACGCTGATCGATGCGATCGTTGCGGCGGCCCAGCCGCGCAGCGCCCAGGCCGATTGGATCGGCGGGGTCTGTGAGGTGGTCTGCGAGCTCAACGAGCGCTACCCGGGGGACATCGGCGTGCTTGGCGCGTTGCTGCTCAATCACGTGGACTTAGAACCGGGGCAGGCCGTGTACTTAGACGCCGGCCAGCTGCATGCCTACGTGCGTGGCTTGGGCGTGGAGATCATGGCAAATTCAGACAACGTCCTGCGCGGGGGGTTGACCTCCAAATACGTGGACATTCCTGAGCTGTTGCGCGTGCTTGATTTCCGGTGCCTGGATGACCCCCGGGTCCGCGCCGTGGACGGCGAATACCCGGTTCCGATCGATGAGTTCCGGCTTAACCGCCTGGAAGTCACGGCGGACGGGGTGACCGTGGATCATGATGGCCCGAGCATTGTCATGGTCACGGAAGGCTCGCTACAGGCTGGCGATGTGCAGCTGCAACCGGGTGATGCGGTGTGGATCCCCGCCGGGGATCCTGCCGTGGAGTTGCGCGGAAAGGCGACGGCCTTCTGGGCGCGCACCTAG
- a CDS encoding DUF4259 domain-containing protein: MASWDAVVFDTEAATDFLDELSDRDADEVRDSIVDACTIAASESASADDVAVGQAAATIAAIWAGAPFSAGEVADAYPFIRELIGTTSEELTDAAATVLEAAAEEDAGDTAPDDLDVFLEALS; the protein is encoded by the coding sequence ATGGCCTCATGGGACGCCGTGGTCTTTGACACGGAAGCAGCCACCGATTTTCTTGACGAGCTCAGCGACCGGGACGCGGATGAGGTCCGGGACAGCATCGTGGATGCCTGCACGATCGCGGCGTCGGAAAGCGCCAGTGCTGACGACGTCGCCGTGGGGCAGGCCGCGGCAACCATCGCCGCCATCTGGGCCGGCGCTCCCTTCAGCGCGGGGGAGGTCGCCGATGCGTACCCCTTCATCCGCGAGCTGATTGGCACCACCAGCGAGGAGCTGACCGACGCTGCCGCCACGGTCCTCGAGGCCGCAGCCGAGGAGGACGCCGGCGACACCGCCCCAGACGACCTCGACGTTTTCCTCGAAGCCCTGTCCTAA
- the ahcY gene encoding adenosylhomocysteinase, translating into MTSAQDHPQDTTNAPAFKVADLSLAEAGRHQIRLAEHEMPGLMALRREYAEEQPLAGARIAGSIHMTVQTAVLIETLTALGAQVRWASCNIFSTDDAAAAAVVVGDGTPDDPHGPAVFAWKGESLDEYWWCLNQVFSWPEGQEPNMILDDGGDATMAVIKGVEFEQAGAVPPAQDADSDEEIAFRAMLADTLAADATKWGRIAQSVKGVTEETTTGVHRLYHFAAEGVLPFPAMNVNDAVTKSKFDNKYGTRHSLIDGINRATDMLMGGKNVLICGYGDVGKGCAEAMKGQGARVKVTEADPINALQALMEGFPVVTVDEAIAEADIVITATGNVGIITFEQMLKMKDHAVLGNIGHFDNEIDMASLLHRDDVSRVTVKPQVDEFTLPNGRSIIVLSEGRLLNLGNATGHPSFVMSNSFADQTIAQIELFTNGANYGNDVYRLPKILDEKVARIHVEALGGSLTELTKEQADYIGVDVSGPFKPEHYRY; encoded by the coding sequence ATGACTAGCGCGCAGGATCATCCCCAGGACACCACCAACGCCCCAGCCTTCAAGGTCGCCGACCTCTCCCTCGCGGAGGCGGGACGCCACCAGATTCGGCTAGCGGAACATGAAATGCCGGGGCTTATGGCGCTGCGCCGCGAGTATGCCGAGGAACAGCCGCTCGCCGGGGCGCGCATCGCCGGGTCGATCCACATGACCGTGCAGACCGCGGTGCTCATTGAGACGCTCACCGCGCTGGGCGCGCAGGTGCGCTGGGCATCCTGCAACATCTTTTCTACTGACGACGCCGCCGCCGCGGCCGTCGTGGTCGGCGACGGCACCCCGGACGATCCGCACGGGCCCGCCGTCTTCGCCTGGAAGGGCGAATCCCTCGACGAATACTGGTGGTGCCTCAACCAGGTATTTAGCTGGCCTGAGGGGCAAGAACCCAACATGATCCTCGACGACGGCGGCGACGCCACCATGGCCGTGATCAAGGGCGTGGAATTTGAGCAGGCCGGCGCGGTGCCCCCGGCCCAAGATGCTGACTCCGACGAAGAGATCGCCTTCCGCGCCATGCTCGCGGACACGCTCGCCGCCGACGCCACCAAGTGGGGCCGCATCGCGCAGAGCGTCAAGGGCGTCACCGAGGAAACCACCACCGGCGTGCACCGCCTCTACCACTTCGCGGCAGAGGGCGTCCTGCCCTTCCCGGCGATGAACGTCAACGACGCGGTGACCAAGTCCAAGTTTGATAACAAGTACGGCACCCGCCACAGCCTCATCGACGGCATCAACCGCGCCACCGACATGCTCATGGGCGGAAAAAACGTGCTCATCTGCGGCTACGGTGACGTGGGCAAGGGCTGCGCCGAGGCGATGAAGGGCCAGGGGGCCCGCGTGAAGGTCACCGAGGCCGACCCCATCAACGCCCTCCAGGCGCTCATGGAAGGCTTCCCGGTGGTCACCGTCGATGAGGCCATCGCCGAAGCGGACATCGTGATCACCGCCACGGGCAACGTGGGCATCATCACCTTCGAGCAGATGCTCAAGATGAAGGATCACGCGGTCCTGGGCAACATCGGCCACTTTGACAATGAGATCGACATGGCCTCCCTGCTCCACCGCGACGACGTCTCCCGAGTCACCGTCAAGCCCCAGGTCGATGAGTTCACCCTGCCCAATGGGCGCTCCATCATCGTGCTGTCCGAGGGCCGCCTGCTCAACCTGGGCAACGCCACCGGACACCCCAGCTTTGTCATGTCCAACTCCTTCGCGGACCAGACCATCGCCCAGATCGAGCTGTTTACCAACGGCGCCAACTACGGCAATGACGTCTACCGGCTGCCCAAGATCCTCGACGAGAAGGTCGCCCGCATCCACGTCGAGGCCCTGGGCGGCAGCCTGACCGAGCTGACCAAGGAGCAGGCGGACTACATCGGCGTCGACGTCTCCGGGCCCTTCAAGCCGGAGCACTACCGCTACTAA
- a CDS encoding dTMP kinase, with protein sequence MLIAIEGIDGAGKNTLVHALIPLLTQAGCATVSVLSFPRYAESQAAQLAAAALHGSVPGVGESPLAMAALFALDRAGVADSLHAAAAAPGQVLLLDRYVASNAAYTAARIADLPAARSTIEEMEFGQLGLPPADLTVLLDTPPETASQRARNREHHDESRTRDRYERDSQLQQATYDAYQQLAQQQWQGPWLVTSNAAAIVDKAQHVAPAAFCDAKGHK encoded by the coding sequence ATGCTCATTGCAATCGAGGGCATCGATGGTGCCGGCAAAAACACACTCGTCCACGCGCTGATCCCCCTGCTCACGCAGGCGGGATGCGCCACGGTGTCCGTATTATCCTTCCCCCGCTACGCCGAGAGCCAGGCCGCCCAACTCGCGGCGGCGGCCCTCCACGGCAGCGTGCCCGGAGTCGGCGAATCGCCGCTGGCCATGGCGGCCCTGTTCGCCCTCGACCGGGCGGGAGTGGCGGACTCGCTGCACGCGGCAGCTGCCGCGCCCGGGCAGGTGCTCCTGCTCGATCGCTATGTGGCGTCCAACGCCGCCTACACCGCCGCGCGCATCGCGGACCTGCCTGCCGCCCGCAGCACCATCGAGGAGATGGAGTTCGGACAGCTGGGGCTGCCGCCCGCGGACCTGACGGTGCTGCTGGATACGCCGCCGGAGACGGCGTCGCAACGCGCCCGCAACCGCGAGCACCACGACGAGAGCCGCACCCGCGATCGCTACGAGCGCGATAGTCAACTCCAGCAGGCCACCTACGATGCCTACCAGCAATTGGCGCAACAGCAGTGGCAGGGCCCGTGGCTGGTAACCTCTAACGCAGCTGCGATCGTTGACAAGGCCCAGCACGTGGCGCCTGCAGCTTTCTGTGACGCGAAAGGACACAAGTAA
- the mtrA gene encoding MtrAB system response regulator MtrA, translating into MAPKILVVDDDPAISEMLTIVLEGEGFDPVPVMDGMEAIDAFESEQPDLILLDLMLPGMNGVDICRAIRKQSTVPIVMLTAKTDTVDVVVGLESGADDYITKPFKPQELVARIRARLRRTDSEAVEILEVADLVIDVSQHIVRRGTEEIALTPLEFDLLVELARKPRQVFSREELLEKVWGYRHSSDTRLVNVHIQRLRAKIEKDPENPQIVVTVRGVGYKTGPGE; encoded by the coding sequence ATGGCCCCCAAGATCCTGGTCGTAGACGATGACCCCGCGATCTCTGAGATGCTGACCATCGTCTTGGAAGGGGAGGGCTTTGACCCGGTCCCCGTCATGGACGGCATGGAGGCGATCGACGCCTTTGAAAGCGAACAGCCGGACCTCATCCTCCTGGACCTCATGCTCCCCGGGATGAACGGCGTGGACATTTGCCGCGCGATCCGCAAGCAGTCGACGGTTCCGATCGTGATGCTCACCGCCAAGACGGACACCGTTGACGTGGTCGTGGGCCTGGAATCCGGGGCGGATGATTACATCACCAAGCCCTTCAAGCCGCAGGAACTGGTGGCGCGCATCCGCGCGCGCCTGCGCCGCACCGACAGCGAGGCCGTGGAAATCCTGGAGGTCGCCGACCTGGTCATCGATGTCTCCCAGCACATCGTGCGCCGCGGCACCGAGGAGATCGCGCTGACCCCCCTGGAGTTTGACCTCCTGGTGGAACTCGCGCGCAAGCCGCGTCAGGTGTTCTCGCGCGAAGAGCTGCTAGAAAAGGTCTGGGGATACCGCCATTCCTCAGACACCCGCCTGGTCAACGTCCATATTCAGCGCCTGCGCGCCAAGATTGAAAAGGACCCGGAAAACCCGCAGATCGTGGTCACCGTGCGCGGGGTGGGCTATAAGACCGGCCCCGGGGAATAG
- the mtrB gene encoding MtrAB system histidine kinase MtrB — MKEWFAGLRDRVAEAWRTSLQVRVIGSIFAATSLVMLILGMAMTSVVTQRLVDQELENAQSEITRARAAVEQQISSTSTGSSTQARVNSARAVLTSRAGQEPDSSSPYQPVLLVADRGGTVTTAPENYTIPEKLRHFVDEGTIAYQFSPVQLSDGSRYHALIIGTPTDSDIPGLQVYLVLSTSKDENTLAIMRGLIAAAVVVVLVLLVGISWLFSQQVITPVRSASRIAERLAAGHLRERMSVEGEDEMARLAVSFNSMAESLSKQINQLKEYGDLQRQFTSDVSHELRTPLTTVRMAADMIAMKSEDFDAGTKRATELMVAELDRFEDLLGDLLEISRHDAGVADLSETQLDVRLCIKDAWRQVEHLATELGIEFSFIGSQDPDQPLTITGDSRRIERVLRNLLANAIDHSEGNPVVVNWAGNDEAVAITVTDHGVGLKEGQEDLVFNRFWRADPSRKRHSGGTGLGLAIAQEDSALHGGRLDAAGTYGVGSQFRLTLPRTPNAPYQTSPLDLEAPTS, encoded by the coding sequence GTGAAAGAGTGGTTCGCCGGGCTGCGTGATCGCGTCGCGGAGGCGTGGCGCACCTCGCTCCAGGTGCGCGTCATCGGCTCCATCTTTGCGGCGACGTCCCTAGTGATGCTGATCCTGGGCATGGCCATGACCTCGGTGGTCACGCAGCGGCTGGTTGACCAGGAGCTGGAAAACGCGCAGTCGGAGATCACCCGGGCGCGGGCGGCCGTCGAGCAGCAGATCAGCTCCACCTCGACGGGCAGCTCTACCCAGGCGCGCGTCAATTCCGCCCGGGCGGTGCTGACCAGCCGCGCCGGCCAGGAGCCCGATTCCTCCTCCCCCTATCAGCCGGTGTTGTTGGTGGCTGACCGCGGGGGGACCGTGACCACCGCCCCGGAGAATTACACCATCCCGGAAAAGCTGCGCCACTTTGTTGATGAAGGCACCATCGCCTACCAGTTCTCCCCGGTGCAACTATCCGACGGCTCCCGCTATCACGCGCTGATCATTGGCACCCCCACCGACTCGGACATCCCCGGCCTCCAGGTCTACCTGGTCCTGTCCACCAGCAAGGACGAAAACACCCTGGCCATCATGCGCGGACTCATCGCCGCGGCGGTAGTGGTGGTCCTGGTGCTGCTCGTGGGCATCTCCTGGCTGTTCTCCCAGCAGGTCATCACCCCCGTGCGCTCCGCGTCACGCATCGCCGAACGGCTTGCCGCCGGCCACCTGCGCGAGCGCATGTCGGTCGAGGGCGAGGACGAAATGGCCCGCCTGGCGGTCAGCTTCAACTCCATGGCCGAATCGCTGTCCAAACAGATCAACCAGCTCAAGGAATACGGGGACCTGCAACGGCAGTTCACCTCGGACGTCTCCCACGAGCTGCGCACCCCGCTGACCACGGTGCGCATGGCCGCGGACATGATCGCCATGAAATCCGAGGACTTCGACGCTGGGACCAAGCGCGCCACGGAGCTGATGGTCGCGGAGCTGGATCGCTTCGAGGACCTGCTCGGTGACCTGCTGGAGATTTCGCGTCACGACGCCGGCGTTGCGGACCTCAGCGAAACCCAACTGGATGTGCGGTTGTGCATCAAGGACGCCTGGCGGCAAGTCGAACACCTCGCCACGGAGCTGGGCATCGAATTCAGCTTCATCGGCTCCCAAGACCCCGACCAGCCGCTGACCATCACCGGGGATTCGCGCCGCATCGAAAGGGTGCTGCGCAACCTGCTGGCCAACGCCATCGACCACTCGGAAGGCAACCCCGTGGTGGTCAACTGGGCAGGCAACGATGAGGCCGTCGCCATCACCGTCACCGACCACGGCGTCGGCCTGAAAGAAGGGCAAGAAGACCTGGTGTTCAACCGGTTCTGGCGCGCCGACCCCTCCCGCAAACGCCACTCCGGCGGCACCGGGCTGGGCCTGGCTATCGCCCAGGAGGACTCCGCCCTGCACGGCGGGCGTCTCGACGCCGCCGGTACCTATGGCGTTGGTTCCCAGTTCCGGCTGACCCTGCCGCGCACGCCGAACGCGCCCTACCAGACCAGCCCGCTTGACCTGGAGGCCCCCACATCATGA
- a CDS encoding LpqB family beta-propeller domain-containing protein, which translates to MISSSPHVPGPRGLTARRWRAVACVTAVALGAASCSSLPTYTEPKVLESFSPAQPEAQSFAPGPDRAPDLLLHDFFSASSQPAQAYQAARAFLADDDAIQRWPSGNDIIVVDQLDFSTKPGATDSAQEFAVKGNIIGRLDRSGAFRPDSQRFDASVRMEKNRDGQWRITSVPPEVIIDRTELRNHYEPQRLFYLDANESALVGDRRWVFSGQKNIDDVLMGLLAHGPSQRIAPAVSYHLPEDAVYMGSEGGVYRFSGFSSLNREQRMHFGAQVVWTLAENSIPGPYEIELDGAPLAEGRERLTTDDFADFNPTSAATSTAPLYALTSQGQVMKVAANAAERVDGPLADVGPVERADITAAGAAAVVRRAGDRDELLLGTLSGGPFSSGLKARKISRPSMEDNAQAAWAVVDGHEVVRVVRSSSSGEVVHSTVSLADVEEDLGLGAAGDDSSPSGRQPSSPGQKSSRVIEEVRLSCSGARLAMLVSGHVYVGVVKRTESGARSVVNVIELAPQLAGQATALAWNADGSLLVGTSVPESPVFRVEDDGSETRNLNSVSVSPPVEAIASTPGTLYLTDAQALRQLSVDPSNEGSFWREVQGLQGTKATPLVVH; encoded by the coding sequence ATGATCAGCTCTTCGCCCCACGTTCCTGGCCCCCGTGGCCTGACCGCGCGCCGTTGGCGGGCTGTGGCCTGCGTGACGGCGGTGGCGCTGGGGGCGGCGTCGTGTAGCTCCCTGCCCACCTACACCGAGCCGAAGGTCCTCGAGTCCTTCTCACCCGCGCAGCCGGAGGCGCAATCCTTCGCACCCGGGCCGGATCGGGCACCCGACCTGCTCTTACATGACTTTTTCTCCGCCTCCTCCCAGCCGGCGCAGGCCTACCAGGCCGCCCGCGCATTCCTGGCAGACGATGACGCCATCCAGCGCTGGCCCAGCGGCAATGACATCATCGTGGTCGACCAGCTGGACTTCAGCACCAAACCAGGCGCCACGGACAGTGCCCAAGAGTTTGCCGTCAAGGGCAACATCATCGGTCGCCTCGACCGCTCCGGGGCGTTTCGCCCCGACAGCCAGCGCTTCGACGCCTCGGTGCGCATGGAGAAAAACCGCGACGGCCAATGGCGCATCACCTCCGTGCCGCCGGAGGTCATCATCGACCGCACCGAACTGCGCAACCACTACGAGCCGCAGCGGCTGTTCTACCTCGACGCCAACGAGTCCGCCCTGGTGGGGGACCGGCGGTGGGTCTTCTCGGGGCAAAAGAACATCGACGACGTCCTCATGGGCCTGCTCGCCCACGGGCCAAGCCAGCGCATCGCCCCAGCCGTGAGCTACCACCTGCCCGAAGACGCCGTCTACATGGGCTCAGAAGGCGGCGTCTACCGCTTTTCTGGATTCAGCTCGCTCAACCGGGAACAACGCATGCACTTTGGCGCGCAGGTGGTGTGGACGCTGGCAGAAAACTCCATCCCCGGCCCCTATGAGATAGAGCTGGACGGCGCCCCGCTGGCTGAAGGCCGCGAGCGGCTGACCACCGACGACTTCGCCGACTTCAACCCCACCTCCGCCGCCACCTCCACCGCGCCGCTTTACGCGCTGACCAGCCAGGGCCAGGTGATGAAGGTGGCGGCCAACGCCGCCGAGCGGGTAGACGGACCCCTCGCGGACGTCGGCCCGGTGGAGCGCGCAGATATCACGGCCGCCGGGGCGGCAGCGGTGGTGCGCCGGGCAGGAGACCGCGATGAGCTGCTCCTGGGCACGCTCAGCGGCGGGCCCTTTAGCTCCGGGCTCAAGGCCAGGAAGATCTCGCGGCCCAGCATGGAGGACAACGCCCAGGCCGCCTGGGCCGTCGTGGACGGCCACGAGGTGGTGCGCGTGGTGCGCTCCTCCAGCAGCGGCGAGGTGGTCCACTCCACCGTGAGCCTGGCGGACGTCGAAGAGGACCTGGGGCTGGGTGCCGCGGGAGACGATTCTTCTCCGAGCGGCCGGCAACCCAGCTCCCCCGGGCAGAAATCTTCCCGTGTCATCGAGGAGGTCCGCTTGTCCTGCTCCGGGGCGCGCCTGGCCATGCTGGTCAGCGGCCACGTCTACGTCGGCGTGGTCAAGCGTACGGAGTCCGGTGCCCGGTCCGTGGTTAACGTCATCGAGTTGGCACCGCAGCTGGCCGGGCAGGCCACGGCTCTGGCCTGGAATGCGGATGGCTCTTTGCTGGTGGGGACTTCTGTGCCAGAAAGCCCGGTGTTCCGGGTCGAAGACGACGGCTCAGAGACGCGCAACCTCAACTCCGTGAGCGTCAGCCCGCCCGTGGAGGCAATAGCCAGCACTCCGGGCACGCTCTACCTCACGGACGCGCAGGCGCTACGCCAGCTCTCGGTGGACCCGTCCAATGAGGGTTCCTTCTGGCGGGAGGTCCAGGGATTGCAGGGCACGAAGGCGACGCCGCTCGTGGTGCACTAG
- a CDS encoding ComF family protein, with amino-acid sequence MRVFPPVDPLVPVFSLGPWSDPRRGVVVQMKEQGNKAVRPLIGAVVAAAVATLQARGELDATQLVLVPAPTLPAHARLRGGDHVTQVCRASGLPTAAVLSYGVRVRDQSGLSAQERRHNLAGAVTLAGAPRGWVVLVDDVVTTGSTLQASCARLLAAGVAVRAALTLAHA; translated from the coding sequence GTGCGGGTCTTTCCGCCGGTCGATCCGCTGGTTCCGGTGTTTTCCTTGGGCCCGTGGTCCGATCCGCGCAGGGGCGTCGTTGTGCAGATGAAAGAGCAGGGCAACAAGGCTGTGCGCCCGCTTATCGGTGCGGTGGTGGCCGCCGCGGTGGCAACCTTGCAGGCGCGCGGCGAGCTCGATGCGACGCAGCTGGTGTTAGTCCCGGCGCCGACCCTGCCCGCGCACGCCCGACTGCGCGGCGGCGATCACGTCACGCAGGTGTGCCGGGCGTCTGGCCTGCCTACTGCTGCGGTCTTAAGCTACGGCGTCCGCGTGCGCGATCAGTCGGGTTTGAGCGCGCAGGAGCGCCGCCACAATCTCGCGGGTGCCGTCACGCTGGCGGGGGCACCGCGTGGCTGGGTGGTGCTTGTCGACGACGTGGTCACCACCGGTTCCACACTCCAGGCCAGTTGCGCCCGTCTTCTTGCCGCGGGGGTAGCGGTGCGCGCGGCGCTGACCTTGGCACATGCGTAA